A stretch of Rhododendron vialii isolate Sample 1 chromosome 4a, ASM3025357v1 DNA encodes these proteins:
- the LOC131322978 gene encoding probable LRR receptor-like serine/threonine-protein kinase At3g47570 has protein sequence MKGVFTHASAISVAGNYRICGGISNLRLPRCTTEKSRKRMSFLQTLGITVALVAIPVALVPIGLIAVSSFVRVSTVSSFLICRLFKKKRKTKPTITLLKDSFSKVTYGELLKATKDFSSRNLLGFGSFGSVYKGIIDQNGKLIVAVKVFDLQTRGATRSFVAECEALRNVRHRHLVPILTSCSSVDFQGNEFKAPVYEFMSNGNLDDWLHPIPKANDLEHGFVGLNLLQSVNIAIDVVCALDYLHHQCERPIIHCDLKPSNILLDGDMVAHVGDFGQARFRAELTSSPNTCSSTAIRGTIGYIAPEYGLGNEISTSGDVYSYGILLLEMITRKRPTHKMFGADLNLHNFSKIAFPQRVMEIVDPVLLAEDRHDSIMVENLISIVKIGLACSTESPKDRMSIKTVLHELHLVKNKF, from the exons ATGAAAGGTGTTTTTACACATGCAAGTGCAATATCAGTTGCCGGAAATTATAGGATTTGTGGTGGCATTTCCAACCTACGACTACCTCGGTGCACCACAGAGAAATCGAGAAAAAGGATGTCTTTTTTACAAACACTTGGAATCACAGTAGCTTTGGTAGCAATCCCAGTAGCTTTGGTACCCATTGGATTAATCGCGGTATCATCTTTTGTTAGAGTATCCACGGTATCTTCTTTCCTTATATGTCGTTTgttcaagaagaaaagaaaaaccaaacctACAATTACATTGTTGAAAGATTCATTCTCAAAAGTCACTTATGGAGAACTTCTCAAAGCAACTAAAGATTTCTCTTCTAGGAATCTTCTTGGGTTTGGAAGCTTTGGCAGTGTTTATAAAGGAATTATTGACCAAAACGGGAAGTTAATTGTGGCGGTCAAAGTATTTGACCTTCAAACTCGTGGCGCTACCAGGAGTTTCGTGGCAGAGTGCGAAGCCTTAAGGAATGTTCGACACCGACACCTAGTTCCCATCTTAACTTCTTGTTCTAGTGTTGATTTTCAAGGGAATGAGTTTAAAGCTCCAGTTTACGAGTTCATGTCCAATGGCAATCTAGATGATTGGTTGCATCCAATTCCGAAAGCAAATGATTTGGAACATGGGTTTGTGGGACTCAATCTTCTACAAAGTGTAAACATTGCCATAGATGTGGTTTGTGCACTCGATTATCTTCATCACCAATGCGAAAGGCCAATTATTCATTGTGATTTAAAGCCGAGTAATATCCTTCTCGATGGTGACATGGTTGCCCATGTTGGAGATTTCGGTCAAGCCAGATTTCGTGCAGAGCTCACCAGCAGTCCAAATACATGTAGTTCAACGGCAATAAGGGGAACCATTGGATACATAGCTCCAG AGTATGGACTTGGAAATGAGATATCAACGAGTGGAGATGTTTATAGTTATGGGATCTTGTTGTTGGAGATGATAACAAGGAAGAGACCTACTCACAAAATGTTTGGGGCAGATCTTAATCTTCATAACTTCTCAAAGATTGCCTTCCCGCAACGTGTGATGGAGATTGTAGACCCTGTGCTCTTAGCGGAGGACAGACATGACAGCATTATGGTGGAAAATTTGATCTCCATTGTAAAAATAGGATTGGCATGCTCAACAGAGTCCCCAAAAGATCGAATGAGTATAAAGACTGTACTCCACGAACTACATCTGGTCAAGAACAAATTTTGA